A DNA window from Methylobacterium sp. NMS14P contains the following coding sequences:
- a CDS encoding DUF6894 family protein, with protein sequence MPRYFIDLHDGSQPIHDEVGFDLPDLPAARAKVTRIMSAIARDMLPDVERQDYVACVRDGVGKVVYRARLSLAAEMVE encoded by the coding sequence ATGCCCCGCTACTTCATCGACCTGCACGACGGCTCGCAGCCGATCCACGATGAGGTCGGGTTCGACCTGCCGGACCTGCCGGCGGCCCGCGCCAAGGTCACCCGCATCATGTCGGCGATCGCCCGCGACATGCTGCCGGACGTCGAGCGCCAGGATTACGTGGCCTGCGTCCGCGACGGCGTCGGCAAGGTGGTCTACCGGGCGCGCCTGTCCCTCGCCGCCGAGATGGTGGAGTGA
- a CDS encoding MBL fold metallo-hydrolase, producing the protein MKRRSLLTVASAATVMTLGGVGYAAHRRGRNPYYRGPTSDHFDGLRFFLPGQSTDKALPDVLRWQARRQREPWPKSFPSPYPADRPPERVEGLRVVLIGHASYLVQVAGRNILIDPVFAKRASPVRFAGPKRVNPPGIAFADLPPIDAVLVTHNHYDHLDGPSLARLWQAHQPLIVAPLGNDTILRGYDDTMHVETRDWGQSVDLGDGLQVHLTPANHWSARGVNDRRMALWCAFVITSPRGVHYHVGDTGFGDGALFSDVRARFGPPRLATLPIGAYEPRWFMQAQHVDPAEAVKVLTLLGAEQALGHHWGTFQLTDEGVERPVEALAAALGGAGIPAERFVALRPGQVWEA; encoded by the coding sequence ATGAAACGGCGCAGCCTGCTCACGGTCGCGAGTGCGGCCACGGTCATGACGCTCGGCGGCGTCGGCTACGCCGCGCACCGGCGCGGCCGGAACCCGTACTATCGCGGCCCGACCTCCGACCATTTCGACGGGTTGCGGTTCTTCCTGCCCGGTCAGTCCACCGACAAGGCGCTCCCCGACGTGCTGCGCTGGCAGGCCCGGCGGCAGCGCGAGCCCTGGCCGAAGAGCTTCCCCAGCCCCTACCCGGCCGACCGGCCGCCCGAGCGCGTCGAGGGCCTCCGGGTCGTGCTGATCGGCCACGCGAGCTACCTCGTGCAGGTCGCCGGCCGGAACATCCTGATCGACCCGGTCTTCGCCAAGCGCGCGAGCCCGGTCCGCTTCGCCGGGCCGAAGCGCGTCAACCCGCCGGGCATCGCCTTCGCCGACCTGCCGCCGATCGACGCGGTCCTGGTCACCCACAACCACTACGACCATCTCGACGGGCCTAGCCTCGCCCGGCTCTGGCAGGCGCACCAGCCGCTGATCGTGGCGCCTCTGGGCAACGACACGATCCTGCGCGGCTACGACGACACGATGCATGTCGAGACCCGCGACTGGGGACAATCGGTCGATCTCGGCGACGGGCTGCAGGTCCACCTGACGCCCGCGAACCACTGGTCGGCCCGGGGCGTCAACGACCGGCGCATGGCGCTGTGGTGCGCCTTCGTGATCACCTCGCCCCGCGGCGTGCACTACCATGTCGGCGATACCGGCTTCGGCGACGGCGCGCTCTTCTCCGACGTGAGGGCGCGGTTCGGGCCGCCGCGCCTCGCGACGCTGCCGATCGGCGCCTACGAGCCGCGCTGGTTCATGCAAGCGCAGCACGTCGACCCGGCCGAGGCCGTGAAGGTCCTCACCCTGCTCGGCGCCGAGCAGGCCCTCGGCCATCACTGGGGCACGTTCCAGCTCACCGACGAGGGCGTCGAGCGGCCCGTCGAGGCGCTGGCGGCGGCCCTCGGCGGGGCCGGCATCCCGGCCGAGCGCTTCGTCGCACTCAGGCCCGGCCAGGTCTGGGAGGCCTGA